From Streptomyces sp. NBC_01754, a single genomic window includes:
- a CDS encoding ribonuclease yields the protein MRIPPRITTLGGAAALLSVLFAAGPGPAAAVPLPSVTASAAVTASTVSPATTVSVTAVGSVCYSALPSQAHHTLDLIEAGGPFPYDQDGTVFQNREGILPSRSSGYYHEYTVVTPGSDTRGARRIVTGDEVREDYYTADHYESFDLVDHGC from the coding sequence ATGCGCATCCCCCCACGGATCACCACGCTCGGCGGCGCAGCCGCCCTCCTGTCCGTCCTCTTCGCCGCGGGTCCCGGCCCCGCGGCCGCGGTTCCCCTTCCCTCCGTCACCGCCTCGGCCGCGGTCACCGCGTCCACCGTCTCCCCCGCCACCACCGTCTCCGTCACCGCGGTCGGCAGCGTCTGCTACTCCGCGCTGCCGTCCCAGGCACATCACACGCTCGACCTCATCGAGGCGGGCGGCCCGTTCCCGTACGACCAGGACGGCACCGTGTTCCAGAACCGGGAGGGCATCCTGCCGAGCCGCTCGTCGGGCTACTACCACGAGTACACCGTGGTCACCCCGGGCTCCGACACCCGTGGGGCCCGCCGGATCGTGACCGGTGACGAGGTCCGGGAGGACTACTACACCGCCGACCACTACGAGTCCTTCGACCTGGTCGACCACGGCTGCTGA
- a CDS encoding barstar family protein, translated as MTATYVIEGSEVTGPERFWELIGEAVNGPGGYFGRNLDAFADCLDGGFGTPADGSFVIEWRDHAASARALGHEESARRLEGLLPRVDPTNRARLEQELAEARAGRGPTLFDQLVGIIEDRAGPEALRLM; from the coding sequence ATGACCGCGACCTATGTGATCGAGGGTTCCGAGGTCACCGGGCCGGAGCGCTTCTGGGAGCTGATCGGGGAGGCCGTGAACGGCCCCGGTGGCTACTTCGGCCGCAACCTCGACGCCTTCGCGGACTGCCTGGACGGCGGCTTCGGCACCCCGGCCGACGGCTCCTTCGTCATCGAGTGGCGCGACCACGCCGCGTCCGCCCGCGCCCTGGGACACGAGGAGTCCGCCCGCCGGCTGGAGGGCCTGCTCCCCCGCGTCGATCCCACCAACCGGGCCCGCCTCGAACAGGAGCTGGCCGAGGCCCGGGCCGGACGGGGCCCGACCCTCTTCGACCAGTTGGTCGGGATCATCGAGGACCGGGCCGGACCGGAGGCGCTCCGGCTGATGTGA